CGGCGCTTCACTCGGCACCTTGAAGTAGGCGGAGCGAGAAATCGATGACGGATGTTCGATGAGAACACGCTGCAGCGCTTCTTGGTCATTATGAACCGGCATCTTCCCGTGCAGAGGCGTTCTTTGGCGGAGTTGCTGCAGGAAGCGGAGCCGTCCTACGAAGGCAAGGATGGCCATCGATATCGATTAGACAGAAAAGAGCTGGAGTTCATCGCTTCCCTGTTGGAGCCGAGTGAGCGTTCACGATTCCGCCTTCCCATCTTGCTCATGAGCGACACTGGATATGAGACTGGGGCATGGAAAGTGGAAGGTAAGCTAGAGGTCAAGGTCATGTCCCGAATTCTGGGAATTGAGCCAGACACA
This window of the Methanomassiliicoccales archaeon genome carries:
- a CDS encoding DUF61 family protein produces the protein MFDENTLQRFLVIMNRHLPVQRRSLAELLQEAEPSYEGKDGHRYRLDRKELEFIASLLEPSERSRFRLPILLMSDTGYETGAWKVEGKLEVKVMSRILGIEPDTEERMRFYYPHLNDVRRRLPTSTTVMFLP